From the Ignavibacteria bacterium genome, the window AGATACCCCATGATGCGCTTGAGGTTGGCAATACCATAGGTGGTGGCTTTCACAGCATCATCACCAAGATCCTCCATCTGTGACGATGGATCCACGGTTACCCATTGTTGTCGACCAAACCGCAACATCTTGTTGGTCTCGGTTTGCCTTGCCCATTTCCCGAGAGTGTCGAGCTCATCGTCTGACGTCTTGGCACCAACGATCGGACGATATCCCCACATCACAGAGAAGTAATCGTACGGCCCAACCTTGGGCATTACATCTACATCATCACCCGGCTGAGCGATGTAATTGTATCGCGCATAGTCCATGATGGAGGGGGCGGTGCCATACTTTGCGCAGAAGGTTTTCGAACGCAAGGAGTCAACCGGATACGAGCTCGATGCCTTCATGTTATGAGGCATGCCGATGGTGTGACCAAACTCGTGCGCCGCAACAAAGGAGATGAGTTCTCCCATGAGCGAATCAGAATAGGGGAGTCGGTGAGACTTTGGATCGCTGACGGCTTGAGCAAAGAACCAACCGGTCTGAAGCTTCATGATGTTGTGGAACCATCCGATGTCGGACTCCAGGATCTCACCGGTACGAGGATCGTGGATGTTCGGTCCATACGCATTCTCGATCGGCGACGGATAGTAGCGGATAACGCTGTAGCGTGCGTCCTCAGGCGACCAATCGGGATCTTCTTCCGGCGTAGGTGGCTCGATGCAACGAACGGCATTCTTATATCCGGCAGCTTCAAATGCCGGATTCCACGATTCAATTCCCCTCTTAAGCCACTTTCGCCACTGCATCGGCGTTGCAGGGTCGATGTAATATGTGATCGGCTTGATCGGTTCGGTGAGCTCGCCACGGAGGAAGGCCGCTGTATCCTTTGGCTCTAAACGCCAACGAAGGATGTACTCCCGACTGACCGCTTCAGGCTCCGGACGTGAATAGTCTGTTTGATCCAACGAGAAGAATCCGATCCGTGGATCTGCCAAGCGTGGTAGCATCGGCTTTTCCGGAAGAAGCACCATTGAGTGGTGCATCCCGAAGGTCATCGTGCGCGAGGCACTGTTCTGTGCAGGGGACTCGGCAGAGAACGTAAGGACGTTCTCCACTTCGATGTTCGATGGGAAGCTCTTGGCGTATTCAACGTAGGAGCGGTCCTTATCGACCGGTCCCATCTTGTACTGTTGACGTACTCCACGATTTGGTGTGAGGATGGACACGTCACCAACGAACATGTCCGTTACGTCGATCACAATGGTGCTAGAGTCCTTGTTATACGCTTGGATCTGGAAAGCCTTGATCACTTCTTCAAAGTTGGCAGCCTTCACAGCACGCGAGATCGGCGCAGAATCACTCGCAACGTTCACATACGATACTGTACGCAGCATGATCTTGTCGTACTTGCGCTCCCAGCGGATCACCTCGGTGTTGTTCTCTTCACCACCATATCCAACCTGTGGCGTCTTTGAGATGCGGGAGACCAAGAGCATCTCCTTGCCAAGCTGTGATTTTGGAATCTCATAGAAGAACTTATCGTCGACCCGGTGCACGATAAAGAGTCCGGAATCCGACACCGCTTCCTTTGTGATCACCTTATCGTACGGCTTGATCTTCTTGTCTTTGTCGGAAGGGGGCTTTTCACCACCCTGAGCCGTTTGCTGTGAGCTAGGACTTGAGCTGCATGCGGCAACGAAGAAAGCACTCATAAGAATGCCCGAGAACCAACGAAGAGAGGTCATACGCTAACAGTAGTGGAGTGGTGAACGCAGGATCTTGAAGTTACCGTTTTTCCTACCTGAAATAAAGATGCCCGGCTAGCATCGGGGAGGGAACTGCTTAGCTCGGGCATCTGTGGTGTTCGTGTGGCCTGATCGGGGTTGGGGGACCGGATTGGGGGAGCGGCCACACGATGTATTGAGGGACATGAGTAAGGACGATGAGCCCGTGGAAATGTTACATCGGCACGGAAAAAGAGGGGTAGAAATGGACGTAGGTCGTTGAGGGGGCTATCTTTGCGCCCATGATCCCTGTAACCGGACTCTGCGTCGGGCTTGATCTCGACCTCGCGAAACTGCCCGCCCCCTACCAAGATCGTCCTGACGGACTTACGGCGTTTGGATGTGATGTGATCGATGCCACACGCCATGTAGCATCGTGCTACAAGCTCAACCTTGCGTTCTATGAGCAATATGGACGTGTGGGGCTGGACGCGATGTATGCCATCCGTGAACATTGCGGAAAGGCCTATGTGATCGCTGACGCAAAACGCGGTGATATCGGAAACACCTCGGCGGCGTATGCGCGGGCGGTGTTTGAAGACCTCAATGCCGACGCGATCACCGTGTCGCCGTACATGGGTCGTGATTCTGTTGGACCATTCCTCGAGGCGGCCGGACGTATGGTCTACGTTCTTGCCTTGACGTCGAACCCCGGCTCGCAGGACTTTCAGAGACTCAACGTTGAAGGAATGCCGCTGTATGAGCGGGTGATACGCACAACGCTCGATTGGCCGCGATCGGCCGATGTAGGCTTTGTGATTGGAGCAACGAATGCTGCTGAGCTTGCGGACCTTCGGTCGAAGTTCCCCACAGTACCGTTCCTTATCCCGGGACTTGGGAGTCAGGGCGGCGACGAACAACAGACCGTTGCTGCCAATGGCGGAGGTCCGGCCGTGTTCAATGTATCGCGAGGACTTCTCTATCTGGATCAAACGGAGGGGTGTATGGCCTCCATCCGCGCAGAGGCCGAACGATTGAACGGCGTGCTCACGTCACGTTTATAGGTTCATAACGCCACATAGGGACACGAGGTGTTCCTATGTCATTACTACAACTTCCGGAAACACTGCTGCAGCGTGCAGCACAGAAACTGTTGTCCGACAGCGGTCGGATATGGACGTGCACCAATGGCGATCACGTGCAGATCCTTGCGCCGGGCATCGTCAATCCGCATGAAGGTCCCGACTTCACGCACACGGCTGTACTACACAATGGCTGCGTACGAATAGGAACTGCGGAGTTTCATGTCCGCTCCTCCGCCTGGCATGAACACGGTCACGCACAAGACGTGCGCTACGATGACGTGATGATGCACGTGGTCCTGGTTGACGACCGTCCGGCCGATGCGTGCAAGTGGACGCTGATCCTCCCGCATGATGAAATGGGCAGGGCACTCCACGCGCTTGGTGAGCGTAAAGAACATGATTCGAGCAACGTTGATGAGATACAACGTTCAGCCGTGCTACGTCTCAACCGTGCAACTGCATTCGCACGGTCCGCCATAGGACGTGTAGGTCCCGTGGATGCCTTGCGTGTGATGACGTCGCAGTGGTTCGACAGACTGTCCTCCAAACGTCGTCACCCAATGCCCGAAGACCTCGTCTATGGCATCCGTACAGCCATCACCACATCGCCCCTTGGACTTCTCGCCGTCCACATCTCTGACTGTGAACCGGATCAGATCCTCACAGCATTTGACATCGCGGAGCGAGAACGCATCTTCACAGAGGGGGCTTCCCTCCGTCGAGAGATCGTTGTGAACGTCATCCTCCCTGTCTGCTGCGCTCTTGCCAATGACGCACAACGGATCGCCCTACTACAATGGTATTGGTCCGTGCGCGCTGTA encodes:
- a CDS encoding zinc-dependent metalloprotease, which produces MSAFFVAACSSSPSSQQTAQGGEKPPSDKDKKIKPYDKVITKEAVSDSGLFIVHRVDDKFFYEIPKSQLGKEMLLVSRISKTPQVGYGGEENNTEVIRWERKYDKIMLRTVSYVNVASDSAPISRAVKAANFEEVIKAFQIQAYNKDSSTIVIDVTDMFVGDVSILTPNRGVRQQYKMGPVDKDRSYVEYAKSFPSNIEVENVLTFSAESPAQNSASRTMTFGMHHSMVLLPEKPMLPRLADPRIGFFSLDQTDYSRPEPEAVSREYILRWRLEPKDTAAFLRGELTEPIKPITYYIDPATPMQWRKWLKRGIESWNPAFEAAGYKNAVRCIEPPTPEEDPDWSPEDARYSVIRYYPSPIENAYGPNIHDPRTGEILESDIGWFHNIMKLQTGWFFAQAVSDPKSHRLPYSDSLMGELISFVAAHEFGHTIGMPHNMKASSSYPVDSLRSKTFCAKYGTAPSIMDYARYNYIAQPGDDVDVMPKVGPYDYFSVMWGYRPIVGAKTSDDELDTLGKWARQTETNKMLRFGRQQWVTVDPSSQMEDLGDDAVKATTYGIANLKRIMGYLYDATYDQGKDFNQLSDAYDDVVGQWSREVGHVANIPGGVETERKVFGSPGPVYTPVSKARQQEAVAFLGENVFTTPLWLIDERIAQLLTPTEVAQRLSNQQTRVLRTLISSDKLLRLLDQQVRFGAEAYSVEQLFDDVEKLVLTEITSKKPVDFYRRNLQRAYVQSLIEKAAKPADGNDPFAAFFRGPNTYNTDVRAISRARLKAIQKKLQGAKGSDPMTTAHFEDLDLQIRQALDPKS
- the pyrF gene encoding orotidine-5'-phosphate decarboxylase, whose product is MIPVTGLCVGLDLDLAKLPAPYQDRPDGLTAFGCDVIDATRHVASCYKLNLAFYEQYGRVGLDAMYAIREHCGKAYVIADAKRGDIGNTSAAYARAVFEDLNADAITVSPYMGRDSVGPFLEAAGRMVYVLALTSNPGSQDFQRLNVEGMPLYERVIRTTLDWPRSADVGFVIGATNAAELADLRSKFPTVPFLIPGLGSQGGDEQQTVAANGGGPAVFNVSRGLLYLDQTEGCMASIRAEAERLNGVLTSRL
- a CDS encoding DUF2851 family protein, which translates into the protein MSLLQLPETLLQRAAQKLLSDSGRIWTCTNGDHVQILAPGIVNPHEGPDFTHTAVLHNGCVRIGTAEFHVRSSAWHEHGHAQDVRYDDVMMHVVLVDDRPADACKWTLILPHDEMGRALHALGERKEHDSSNVDEIQRSAVLRLNRATAFARSAIGRVGPVDALRVMTSQWFDRLSSKRRHPMPEDLVYGIRTAITTSPLGLLAVHISDCEPDQILTAFDIAERERIFTEGASLRREIVVNVILPVCCALANDAQRIALLQWYWSVRAVHPYGLLTRRFPDQDQAYVWQQQGMLEWLRRYG